In the Topomyia yanbarensis strain Yona2022 chromosome 3, ASM3024719v1, whole genome shotgun sequence genome, one interval contains:
- the LOC131691638 gene encoding ras GTPase-activating protein raskol isoform X7 → MGKGNFIADTSSSLFAFEDTSYEKACRRGSAPSTPVLGQKSESTSRFTNFFSKRSFRSNPLKRTKSVTKLERSKRGQGGLRGSRSHESLLSNHAVMSTIDLSCIGAIGVVPVHASVLGRRHCFQVRGGPRGERYYSCGSRQERDLWIYSLRKSIAPNAENTRRMDNSLKMWVYEAKALPPKKKYFCEINLDKTLYGRTSVKLRSELLFWGEYFDFPDVPDLNVITVNVYREGEKKKKRDKHALVGSVKIPIHEVTSRTFSEDWYTIIAEKHDSISKNSSKEPMPTLRIKCRFQSIDILPISVYQEFLDYLKGNYKKVCEILEPVIGVKAKEDIGQALVLLMHAQGIAAAFLTDVVALDLLRVGDQRLTFRGNSLATKSMEAFLKLTGEQYLQDTLSSPISEIISSDRDCEVDPLKATSSLSRQQQALRNAVKIAWSSIVDSGKNFPVQLRDCFSTFRERLQMLDREDMADNLISASIFLRFLCPAILSPSLFNITNELPSARATRNLTLVAKTLQTLANFTRFQGKENFMEFLNDFLEQEAPRMKQFLHSISTRPENPMQESILDWAGYIDQGKQLSILHTLLAESIQKLPTSKQIELHPLPAILESITIAKDTNNFITTQQQCPQPQPHPNQENQSQSNAPIKPTSERGIIRGVLTPTSLEKNIFRYNDPTVRPLLNQNQSSNSLQHSHSTSSINSATNLHVVTTAVQHHNVSSTNNSNENKYQYPIGSMRTYGTSTHYYNNSNNIGSLKSEKEKSPILNCSIRASTLPRNNGVTVSNNNITNDVDDHTNGNNLIQIGFDSSNPFNRKSPTPLLKSSVHINGSRSRNLNGSQLSLLSDLGKNALSLGIPHSEMITSSTPTPATASNPSNMPMSLDDLEDLFNYADEQNVAEAQKGKEQLIGKGSNISIGQISNICSSGYQSITTQSQSSSPIELGQQQIEYVTNKVPPPRKTVSKQYGYINQRYTSAANNGNIVSLNCSNNNNNNNDHDGSYPPLTYKNPLYHHGTNANHGNAYNNNLIIGSNAAGGSSVLISGSNAYKSHLSTIGSGVNLHTSSSDERLSNHDNYRDLESLNAGNGNAFDGFGGLHGRRLGSSRMPRTNPLMQYKREEPLEMQPINSYNGGNSSRDHHHHSNNNNNNNSSSSAGNNRYQRRMSIDSGRTLSDSSTDTESGSKQHPTSGAYNSHLALVSGLGSHLESKRRHHRTSTSKSVEQCEREIQRLQASVDELRQKLEESELKEVTEDLEAISHHSDTKIRSIIGRLLAMEEELRREQYKMSLVLTHKQRVIEAQGQQIAALDAANNRLLTALSSLRNRYENQSNQSDTSSPQPNASASSC, encoded by the exons ACACATCCTACGAGAAAGCATGTCGAAGAGGATCGGCCCCAAGCACCCCGGTTCTAGGTCAAAAGTCAGAGTCCACCTCGCGGTTCACAAACTTCTTCTCGAAACG TTCCTTCCGATCGAACCCGCTGAAGCGAACAAAATCCGTCACCAAACTGGAGCGATCGAAGCGCGGTCAGGGTGGCCTACGGGGTTCTCGATCGCATGAAAGCCTCCTCTCAAATCATGCTGTGATGTCTACCATTGATCTGTCCTGTATCGGGGCAATCGGAGTGGTTCCGGTTCATGCTTCAGTCCTCGGTAGGCGGCACTGTTTTCAAGTGCGCGGTGGGCCCCGAGGCGAGCGGTACTACAGCTGCGGTTCCCGCCAGGAGCGAGATCTTTGGATCTacagtttgcgaaaatcgatcGCCCCGAATGCTGAAAACACCCGGCGGATGGACAACTCACTGAAGATGTGGGTTTATGAAGCCAAAGCACTGCCACCGAAGAAAAAGTACTTTTGCGAAATTAACCTGGATAAGACGCTGTACGGTCGAACGTCGGTAAAACTGCGCTCGGAGTTGCTCTTCTGGGGTGAATATTTCGATTTCCCCGACGTCCCCGATTTAAACGTGATAACTGTAAACGTGTACCGAGAAGGTGAGAAAAAGAAAAAGCGGGATAAGCATGCCCTTGTGGGGTCCGTCAAGATACCAATTCACGAGGTGACCTCGAGAACCTTCTCCGAGGATTGGTACACGATCATTGCGGAGAAACACGATAGTATCAGCAAAAACTCCTCCAAAGAACCTATGCCTACTCTAAGAATAAAATGTCGCTTCCAGAGCATAGACATTCTCCCGATCAGCGTCTACCAGGAGTTCCTTGACTATTTGAAGGGAAACTACAAAAAAGTTTGTGAAATTCTAGAACCGGTGATCGGCGTTAAAGCGAAAGAAGATATCGGACAAGCGTTGGTGTTGTTAATGCACGCACAGGGAATCGCTGCTGCATTTCTTACGGACGTTGTCGCATTAGACCTACTCCGAGTCGGCGATCAACGGCTAACCTTCCGCGGGAATTCACTTGCTACCAAGAGTATGGAGGCTTTTCTTAAGCTGACCGGGGAACAGTACCTGCAGGATACTCTTTCTTCCCCTATATCGGAAATTATTTCATCGGATCGTGATTGCGAAGTTGATCCTTTGAAGGCAACTAGTTCGCTATCTCGACAGCAGCAGGCACTCAGAAATGCGGTCAAAATTGCTTGGAGCAGCATTGTAGACAGTGGCAAAAACTTTCCTGTTCAGCTTAGGGATTGCTTCTCGACATTCCGCGAGCGACTTCAGATGCTCGACCGTGAAGACATGGCCGACAACCTGATTAGTGCCTCGATCTTTCTGCGTTTCCTTTGCCCAGCAATCCTCTCACCAAGTCTGTTCAACATCACCAACGAGCTTCCGTCTGCCAGAGCAACCCGTAATCTCACATTGGTTGCCAAGACTCTTCAAACACTAGCCAACTTCACCCGCTTCCAAGGCAAGGAAAACTTTATGGAATTCCTTAACGACTTCCTAGAGCAGGAAGCACCTCGAATGAAACAATTCCTACACAGTATTTCCACTCGACCCGAGAACCCAATGCAAGAAAGTATCCTTGACTGGGCCGGGTATATTGATCAAGGAAAGCAACTGTCCATCCTGCATACGCTTCTCGCCGAAAGTATCCAGAAGCTACCCACCTCGAAGCAGATCGAACTACATCCGCTACCAGCGATTCTGGAATCAATTACCATCGCCAAGGACACTAACAATTTCATCACCACTCAACAGCAGTGTCCTCAACCTCAGCCTCATCCGAACCAGGAAAACCAAAGCCAATCGAACGCACCGATCAAACCAACCTCCGAACGTGGAATCATTCGTGGCGTCTTGACTCCGACCTCGCTGGAAAAGAACATTTTCCGTTATAATGATCCAACAGTGCGACCACTGCTTAATCAGAACCAAAGTTCCAACTCTCTACAGCACTCACACTCTACTTCCAGTATTAATTCAGCCACCAATCTGCATGTGGTCACCACAGCTGTTCAACATCACAACGTTTCGAGTACAAACAATTCTAATGAGAACAAGTATCAGTACCCGATCGGTAGCATGCGCACTTACGGAACCAGTACTCATTACTACAACAATTCAAACAACATTGGCAGCTTGAAAAGTGAGAAAGAAAAGAGTCCCATTCTAAACTGTAGTATCCGTGCAAGTACACTTCCAAGAAACAACGGTGTGACGGTAAGCAACAACAACATCACCAACGATGTAGACGATCACACTAATGGGAACAACTTGATCCAGATCGGTTTCGACTCAAGCAATCCGTTCAATCGCAAGAGTCCTACGCCTTTGCTAAAGTCTTCGGTACACATAAATGGAAGCCGAAGTCGAAATCTGAACGGCTCGCAGCTCAGTTTGCTCTCGGATCTAGGAAAGAATGCTCTAAGTCTAGGAATTCCTCACAGCGAAATGATAACGAGTAGCACTCCTACGCCAGCGACCGCATCGAATCCTTCAAATATGCCGATGAGTTTAGATGATTTGGAAGACCTTTTCAACTACGCCGACGAACAGAACGTGGCGGAAGCTCAGAAAGGCAAAGAGCAACTGATCGGCAAGGGAAGCAATATTTCGATTGGCCAAATCTCCAATATCTGCAGTTCCGGATACCAAAGCATCACAACCCAATCACAAAGCTCCAGTCCGATAGAACTGGGACAGCAGCAAATTGAATACGTGACGAATAAGGTTCCACCACCACGGAAGACAGTTAGCAAACAATACGGATACATCAACCAGCGGTACACTTCAGCGGCCAACAATGGAAACATTGTCAGCTTGAACTGCtccaataacaataataataacaatgatCATGACGGTTCATATCCACCGCTGACCTACAAAAATCCTCTTTACCATCACGGTACGAATGCCAACCATGGAAACGCTTACAATAACAACCTGATCATAGGGAGCAATGCTGCTGGTGGAAGCAGTGTCCTTATCAGCGGAAGTAACGCATACAAAAGTCACCTGAGTACGATTGGAAGTGGTGTGAATTTGCACACCTCGAGTAGTGATGAACGGTTGAGCAACCATGATAACTACCGGGATCTGGAATCACTGAACGCTGGTAATGGAAATGCGTTCGATGGATTTGGGGGACTTCATGGTCGACGACTTGGTAGCAGTCGAATGCCACGAACGAATCCATTGATGCAG TACAAACGCGAAGAACCGCTGGAGATGCAGCCAATCAATAGTTATAATGGTGGAAACAGCAGTCGGGATCATCATCACCACAGcaataataacaacaacaataacagcAGCAGTAGCGCAGGAAACAATCGTTACCAGCGCCGAATGAGTATTGATTCCGGTCGAACGCTTTCTGATAGTTCAACTGATACGGAAAGTGGTTCCAAACAACACCCCACTTCGGGCGCTTATAACAGTCATTTAGCTCTCGTCAGTGGCCTTGGTAGCCATTTGGAGAGTAAACGACGCCATCATCGTACTAGTACCAGCAAATCTGTCGAACAGTGTGAGCGGGAAATACAAAGACTGCAGGCTTCAGTGGATGAGCTACGTCAGAAACTGGAAGAGTCTGAACTGAAGGAGGTCACAGAAGATCTGGAGGCGATTTCACATCACAGTGATACTAAAATACGAAGCATCATTGGGCG TCTCCTAGCAATGGAGGAGGAACTTCGGCGGGAGCAATACAAGATGTCGCTGGTTCTGACACACAAGCAGCGAGTGATCGAAGCCCAGGGTCAACAGATTGCCGCCTTGGACGCGGCCAACAATCGACTACTGACGGCTTTGTCCAGTCTTCGGAACCGGTACGAGAATCAGTCGAACCAAAGTGACACCAGCTCTCCACAACCCAACGCCAGTGCATCGTCCTGTTAA
- the LOC131691638 gene encoding ras GTPase-activating protein raskol isoform X6: MNCATLTSAITPDNYQQQQQLQRTLERERRTSRGLTACLRGERDVEAESKGNFIADTSSSLFAFEDTSYEKACRRGSAPSTPVLGQKSESTSRFTNFFSKRSFRSNPLKRTKSVTKLERSKRGQGGLRGSRSHESLLSNHAVMSTIDLSCIGAIGVVPVHASVLGRRHCFQVRGGPRGERYYSCGSRQERDLWIYSLRKSIAPNAENTRRMDNSLKMWVYEAKALPPKKKYFCEINLDKTLYGRTSVKLRSELLFWGEYFDFPDVPDLNVITVNVYREGEKKKKRDKHALVGSVKIPIHEVTSRTFSEDWYTIIAEKHDSISKNSSKEPMPTLRIKCRFQSIDILPISVYQEFLDYLKGNYKKVCEILEPVIGVKAKEDIGQALVLLMHAQGIAAAFLTDVVALDLLRVGDQRLTFRGNSLATKSMEAFLKLTGEQYLQDTLSSPISEIISSDRDCEVDPLKATSSLSRQQQALRNAVKIAWSSIVDSGKNFPVQLRDCFSTFRERLQMLDREDMADNLISASIFLRFLCPAILSPSLFNITNELPSARATRNLTLVAKTLQTLANFTRFQGKENFMEFLNDFLEQEAPRMKQFLHSISTRPENPMQESILDWAGYIDQGKQLSILHTLLAESIQKLPTSKQIELHPLPAILESITIAKDTNNFITTQQQCPQPQPHPNQENQSQSNAPIKPTSERGIIRGVLTPTSLEKNIFRYNDPTVRPLLNQNQSSNSLQHSHSTSSINSATNLHVVTTAVQHHNVSSTNNSNENKYQYPIGSMRTYGTSTHYYNNSNNIGSLKSEKEKSPILNCSIRASTLPRNNGVTVSNNNITNDVDDHTNGNNLIQIGFDSSNPFNRKSPTPLLKSSVHINGSRSRNLNGSQLSLLSDLGKNALSLGIPHSEMITSSTPTPATASNPSNMPMSLDDLEDLFNYADEQNVAEAQKGKEQLIGKGSNISIGQISNICSSGYQSITTQSQSSSPIELGQQQIEYVTNKVPPPRKTVSKQYGYINQRYTSAANNGNIVSLNCSNNNNNNNDHDGSYPPLTYKNPLYHHGTNANHGNAYNNNLIIGSNAAGGSSVLISGSNAYKSHLSTIGSGVNLHTSSSDERLSNHDNYRDLESLNAGNGNAFDGFGGLHGRRLGSSRMPRTNPLMQYKREEPLEMQPINSYNGGNSSRDHHHHSNNNNNNNSSSSAGNNRYQRRMSIDSGRTLSDSSTDTESGSKQHPTSGAYNSHLALVSGLGSHLESKRRHHRTSTSKSVEQCEREIQRLQASVDELRQKLEESELKEVTEDLEAISHHSDTKIRSIIGRLLAMEEELRREQYKMSLVLTHKQRVIEAQGQQIAALDAANNRLLTALSSLRNRYENQSNQSDTSSPQPNASASSC; this comes from the exons ACACATCCTACGAGAAAGCATGTCGAAGAGGATCGGCCCCAAGCACCCCGGTTCTAGGTCAAAAGTCAGAGTCCACCTCGCGGTTCACAAACTTCTTCTCGAAACG TTCCTTCCGATCGAACCCGCTGAAGCGAACAAAATCCGTCACCAAACTGGAGCGATCGAAGCGCGGTCAGGGTGGCCTACGGGGTTCTCGATCGCATGAAAGCCTCCTCTCAAATCATGCTGTGATGTCTACCATTGATCTGTCCTGTATCGGGGCAATCGGAGTGGTTCCGGTTCATGCTTCAGTCCTCGGTAGGCGGCACTGTTTTCAAGTGCGCGGTGGGCCCCGAGGCGAGCGGTACTACAGCTGCGGTTCCCGCCAGGAGCGAGATCTTTGGATCTacagtttgcgaaaatcgatcGCCCCGAATGCTGAAAACACCCGGCGGATGGACAACTCACTGAAGATGTGGGTTTATGAAGCCAAAGCACTGCCACCGAAGAAAAAGTACTTTTGCGAAATTAACCTGGATAAGACGCTGTACGGTCGAACGTCGGTAAAACTGCGCTCGGAGTTGCTCTTCTGGGGTGAATATTTCGATTTCCCCGACGTCCCCGATTTAAACGTGATAACTGTAAACGTGTACCGAGAAGGTGAGAAAAAGAAAAAGCGGGATAAGCATGCCCTTGTGGGGTCCGTCAAGATACCAATTCACGAGGTGACCTCGAGAACCTTCTCCGAGGATTGGTACACGATCATTGCGGAGAAACACGATAGTATCAGCAAAAACTCCTCCAAAGAACCTATGCCTACTCTAAGAATAAAATGTCGCTTCCAGAGCATAGACATTCTCCCGATCAGCGTCTACCAGGAGTTCCTTGACTATTTGAAGGGAAACTACAAAAAAGTTTGTGAAATTCTAGAACCGGTGATCGGCGTTAAAGCGAAAGAAGATATCGGACAAGCGTTGGTGTTGTTAATGCACGCACAGGGAATCGCTGCTGCATTTCTTACGGACGTTGTCGCATTAGACCTACTCCGAGTCGGCGATCAACGGCTAACCTTCCGCGGGAATTCACTTGCTACCAAGAGTATGGAGGCTTTTCTTAAGCTGACCGGGGAACAGTACCTGCAGGATACTCTTTCTTCCCCTATATCGGAAATTATTTCATCGGATCGTGATTGCGAAGTTGATCCTTTGAAGGCAACTAGTTCGCTATCTCGACAGCAGCAGGCACTCAGAAATGCGGTCAAAATTGCTTGGAGCAGCATTGTAGACAGTGGCAAAAACTTTCCTGTTCAGCTTAGGGATTGCTTCTCGACATTCCGCGAGCGACTTCAGATGCTCGACCGTGAAGACATGGCCGACAACCTGATTAGTGCCTCGATCTTTCTGCGTTTCCTTTGCCCAGCAATCCTCTCACCAAGTCTGTTCAACATCACCAACGAGCTTCCGTCTGCCAGAGCAACCCGTAATCTCACATTGGTTGCCAAGACTCTTCAAACACTAGCCAACTTCACCCGCTTCCAAGGCAAGGAAAACTTTATGGAATTCCTTAACGACTTCCTAGAGCAGGAAGCACCTCGAATGAAACAATTCCTACACAGTATTTCCACTCGACCCGAGAACCCAATGCAAGAAAGTATCCTTGACTGGGCCGGGTATATTGATCAAGGAAAGCAACTGTCCATCCTGCATACGCTTCTCGCCGAAAGTATCCAGAAGCTACCCACCTCGAAGCAGATCGAACTACATCCGCTACCAGCGATTCTGGAATCAATTACCATCGCCAAGGACACTAACAATTTCATCACCACTCAACAGCAGTGTCCTCAACCTCAGCCTCATCCGAACCAGGAAAACCAAAGCCAATCGAACGCACCGATCAAACCAACCTCCGAACGTGGAATCATTCGTGGCGTCTTGACTCCGACCTCGCTGGAAAAGAACATTTTCCGTTATAATGATCCAACAGTGCGACCACTGCTTAATCAGAACCAAAGTTCCAACTCTCTACAGCACTCACACTCTACTTCCAGTATTAATTCAGCCACCAATCTGCATGTGGTCACCACAGCTGTTCAACATCACAACGTTTCGAGTACAAACAATTCTAATGAGAACAAGTATCAGTACCCGATCGGTAGCATGCGCACTTACGGAACCAGTACTCATTACTACAACAATTCAAACAACATTGGCAGCTTGAAAAGTGAGAAAGAAAAGAGTCCCATTCTAAACTGTAGTATCCGTGCAAGTACACTTCCAAGAAACAACGGTGTGACGGTAAGCAACAACAACATCACCAACGATGTAGACGATCACACTAATGGGAACAACTTGATCCAGATCGGTTTCGACTCAAGCAATCCGTTCAATCGCAAGAGTCCTACGCCTTTGCTAAAGTCTTCGGTACACATAAATGGAAGCCGAAGTCGAAATCTGAACGGCTCGCAGCTCAGTTTGCTCTCGGATCTAGGAAAGAATGCTCTAAGTCTAGGAATTCCTCACAGCGAAATGATAACGAGTAGCACTCCTACGCCAGCGACCGCATCGAATCCTTCAAATATGCCGATGAGTTTAGATGATTTGGAAGACCTTTTCAACTACGCCGACGAACAGAACGTGGCGGAAGCTCAGAAAGGCAAAGAGCAACTGATCGGCAAGGGAAGCAATATTTCGATTGGCCAAATCTCCAATATCTGCAGTTCCGGATACCAAAGCATCACAACCCAATCACAAAGCTCCAGTCCGATAGAACTGGGACAGCAGCAAATTGAATACGTGACGAATAAGGTTCCACCACCACGGAAGACAGTTAGCAAACAATACGGATACATCAACCAGCGGTACACTTCAGCGGCCAACAATGGAAACATTGTCAGCTTGAACTGCtccaataacaataataataacaatgatCATGACGGTTCATATCCACCGCTGACCTACAAAAATCCTCTTTACCATCACGGTACGAATGCCAACCATGGAAACGCTTACAATAACAACCTGATCATAGGGAGCAATGCTGCTGGTGGAAGCAGTGTCCTTATCAGCGGAAGTAACGCATACAAAAGTCACCTGAGTACGATTGGAAGTGGTGTGAATTTGCACACCTCGAGTAGTGATGAACGGTTGAGCAACCATGATAACTACCGGGATCTGGAATCACTGAACGCTGGTAATGGAAATGCGTTCGATGGATTTGGGGGACTTCATGGTCGACGACTTGGTAGCAGTCGAATGCCACGAACGAATCCATTGATGCAG TACAAACGCGAAGAACCGCTGGAGATGCAGCCAATCAATAGTTATAATGGTGGAAACAGCAGTCGGGATCATCATCACCACAGcaataataacaacaacaataacagcAGCAGTAGCGCAGGAAACAATCGTTACCAGCGCCGAATGAGTATTGATTCCGGTCGAACGCTTTCTGATAGTTCAACTGATACGGAAAGTGGTTCCAAACAACACCCCACTTCGGGCGCTTATAACAGTCATTTAGCTCTCGTCAGTGGCCTTGGTAGCCATTTGGAGAGTAAACGACGCCATCATCGTACTAGTACCAGCAAATCTGTCGAACAGTGTGAGCGGGAAATACAAAGACTGCAGGCTTCAGTGGATGAGCTACGTCAGAAACTGGAAGAGTCTGAACTGAAGGAGGTCACAGAAGATCTGGAGGCGATTTCACATCACAGTGATACTAAAATACGAAGCATCATTGGGCG TCTCCTAGCAATGGAGGAGGAACTTCGGCGGGAGCAATACAAGATGTCGCTGGTTCTGACACACAAGCAGCGAGTGATCGAAGCCCAGGGTCAACAGATTGCCGCCTTGGACGCGGCCAACAATCGACTACTGACGGCTTTGTCCAGTCTTCGGAACCGGTACGAGAATCAGTCGAACCAAAGTGACACCAGCTCTCCACAACCCAACGCCAGTGCATCGTCCTGTTAA